Within Suricata suricatta isolate VVHF042 chromosome 12, meerkat_22Aug2017_6uvM2_HiC, whole genome shotgun sequence, the genomic segment TGCCTGTTCGTAATTTGGGGGTTTGTTAATGGTGCACTAATTCCTGAATGTTAGGTACATCTGGCATTCAGATGAAGTTTGGCATGCATTCCAAGGGCAAGAAAGTTCCATAATTCCTGAAACGTAGACCAGCTTTTAAGAGCATCtgaaagaatgtgaagaaaagcGTGGTACTTACTGCCTCTTAACCAGTTTTTCAGGATGCCACATTCTAAAACAACTCTTCGAAAATATTGCTCTGTACACGAAGCTTGGACTCCTTCAGAACTGCTTTTGTTGTAAGCATAAATGTTTAAAggaatttattattaataatagtattAGCTACTTCTTGAGCGCTTACTACGCGCCAGGCCGCGTGTTAAGCGCTTGATGTACACTAGCTCATTTCTCCTCATAATCCCCCTAGAAGATGGCTCTTACACTTCCCCATCGTGTAGCCGGGAAAGGCCAGGCGCAGGGGTGCGTAAACACAGGGTCACAGGTCGTAAGTGGCAGAGGAGGGACTTCTACCCAGGTCCGACTGATTTTCAACTTAGTTTTTGGCAGTTTTGCTCTGTTAGTGCCTTTTTCCTCCCAAaaggtaaagttttttttttaattacagaagtAATACaagttcattgttttaaaaagggaGGGGCGGGAATCAGGCAGAAGAGcataaataagagaataaaaatccaTTCTAATCCTGTCACATAGAGAACCATTATTAACATCTTGATAAATACTCCTCAAGAGTTTTCCCTGCCATAtttatgtgtacacatacatattttaatattaaaataggaTTCATCTGGTAtttataatccttttttattttccactcaGACTTGTTTTGAGAACCTTACCATGTTATCAGTGTAGTTTtgcattgtcatttttaaaaaggccttaCGTAGCATTCATTGTATGGCTGTACTTTAATCAACCCCTTGTGGATGGTCAGAGCGATTTTTAACAGAAGAACGCAGGCACCTGCTGTTATGACCTGGGCTAAAAACCGCTTAAAAAGCTTTGGATGgaaattttggtgttttttttttaatctgcaaaaaATACTATTTAGAAGTGGTAGTATGTGTCTTGAATCTCAAAGATAGTTATAACATCTTCTTTCTAATATTTCCAGATTCTTAACAGAATGTGCATCATTTTTTAGGAGCTGTTGGACAAATACCTTATTCCCAATGCTACACAACCCGAAAGTAAGGTGTTCTACTTGAAAATGAAAGGAGACTATTTTAGATATCTTTCCGAGGTGGCATCTGGAGATAATAAACAAAGTAAGTAGCTTTTTCTTGTTTGGAAGAAATTTGACCAATAGTAGATCCAGTCTTccttcataataattttaaacagtttttgcTTGCTTTGTTCCCCATAGACAGTCATATCACGGTACCGAAAAGTTTAAAGATCACAGCATTGTGCTGAACTGTGATTTACATGGTCTGGGGTTGACAAATCAGAATGTATCTAAGGGGGAAACATAGGGGGCATTAACAGTGTGGCTCAGTAGTGCGTTCAGGGAGCTCCTTTTcttggtggggagtggggggaagctTGTTCGTTGAAACTTGAAAGTATATGATAGCCTGGAACCATTGTAGTAAATGGTGATGGATTTCTTTGATCACGTAAGCGTTTTGCGATGGTGATAACTACAGCTGTGCTTTTATTTAAGGGCCTACTAGGTGCCAACTATTTTAGAGTCTCGTTTATTCCGTACAAAACGCTAGGAGTTAAGGTGggaatctgttcatttttctgaTAAGGAAACCAGGGCTCGAGGGGGTCTCACTCGCTCCAAACCCCACGTCTTAGTGAATAGGAGTCAATTCACGTGTGGGTCTGTTGACTCTAAAGTCCGTGATTCTTTACTGGAGCATATTGTTTCCCGTGTTCTGTCTGGTTAAgggttatttctgtatttcttaacTGATTTAGGAGACTTTGTCCTAATTGTTTTCATTGTCTCCCAAAGCTGTCATGCAGCACTTGGCTTAGAATATACATTTAGCTAACAGTTGTTAACCAAATGCCAGAgaccctgtcccctcctctcatGGGTCCCCAGTCGCGCCCAGTTTGGTAAAATAACTGGATGGCAGTCCTGCTTGTGATGCACCTGGGAAAGAACCTCCCCATTAATGTTCTTATCTTTCTTACAGCCACTGTGTCGAACTCTCAGCAGGCTTACCAGGAAGCATTTGAAATTAGTAAGAAAGAAATGCAGCCTACACACCCAATTCGACTTGGCCTGGCACTGAATTTCTCAGTCTTCTACTATGAGATTCTAAACTCTCCTGAGAAGGCGTGCAGCCTGGCCAAAACGGTGAGAAAGCCCTTCTGTGCTCTCTGCTCACAGGAGGACGGGGCTTGTGTATGTGCGCGTTTGGTTGATCACTTGGTtagttttgtcctttttttttttaagaacttcttTTTATTACCTGCATTTAACAACTCACCATCTTAGACTTCTCTGAAGATGTTTTGGAGGTAGGATTAGATCTTTTTTGAGATAAATAACAGGCCTattactttttgatttcttctcagcACCCTGctgatttccattttcattttttgattactggtttGGGGGATGGTTCTAGAAAATTCAGGAGGAGGGTAGCATGTTGTTCCTTATTAAGCTCTGGGCTCTGTAGGCCACTGTTACGTATTGTATTCCTCATACCAAGATTCGAAGTTACGGCTGTGTAAACCAAAGAAATTGGACCAGGTTTCTTTGCTGGGTTACCTCCTGTCTTGGTAACTCAGCTGCCTTTTCTACATGTTTTTTAGTCTTTGAACATGCACgctgttatttaaatttttttaatctggaaaagtTGTAGAAAATGAGTTCTCTAGGGTCCTTCACTTAATTGAATCAGATTTAGTGGTGTGAACTTCTGTTCTCAATTTATTCCTTGTATCCAGACCTTTTGAGTTtttgtaaagaaagaagaaaaagggttACTAGAAATACTGCTGGCAGTTAAGCAAGCTCTGTGAATCCGTGCAGGGTTGAACGTAACACCTGCTGCCTTCTCCTGGCCTCGGAGGCTCTTAGCTAGGACTTTTTTGTCATCGTTGGTTGGTGCTTCATGAGAGCGCATTATCTGTTTGCTGCAGCAGCTTGCAAACAAGGTCAtgatggcctcagtttccccccaaGTGCTGTACTGGAAATGAGATTGTATTGACTTGTTAACAGGAAAAACTGGGGCAGAACTCGCTCCGGAGAACCTGTGACAGTTTTGCTAAAGGCTCTTTGTTTTAGGCATTTGATGAAGCGATTGCTGAACTGGATACACTGAACGAAGAGTCCTACAAAGACAGCACCCTGATCATGCAGTTGCTTAGGGACAATCTCACTGTAAGTATTGCTGGATTCTGCGGCTGTTTCTGGGGGGGTGTGGTCTTGTTCCCACTCACTGTTGCCCAAGACTTGAGGGGAGCTGTACCCTGTAAGTACAGGGAAAAGTATTAAACTTACTAAGGTGCTTGTAAATGACTGCCGAGGTTCTGACCTTTGCAGTCTCGCTGTCCGCAGTAAGGCAGGAAGACTTTTAAGCAGTGGAGACGGGAGATCAGCTGACGGACTGAGCCTGCCTCCCCGAGTAAATTTGAGGAGCCCTATTTTGATTcgagctctgtttttctctttgcagcTGTGGACGTCGGAAAACCAGGGAGATGAAGGAGacgctggagagggagagaactaaTGTGTGTTGTGCTTCGTGATCTGTTCGGTGTCACTCTGTCCCCTCCACATATATCCCTTTTGTgcgataaaaagaaaaaaaaagtcgtACGTCGACTTTCAATTTTTCACAGCCTCAGCCTAGCAAAATGGTCCACAGGATAAACAGCTGGTGTTTGTATCTAAAACTTTGATTGGTCCCATAAATGCCACGGCattctgaagtttttattttgattaacatTGACAGGATTACtgtgttgaaattttttttcttttttttctttttttttactgaacaCTGTGATTATGGGGTTTTGTAACTTAGCAGACCTCTTACTGGTAGAAAAAATAGACCTGAATTATGTGTAACTTTTTGGAAAGTTTAATCTGATATCCAACTAGTCCCTGAAATACAGTTCCATTGTAAAGTTGTACAGAAAGTTATAGAGATTATATTGTGACGCTGGGGCACGGAGTGAGACACCTGTCCTGTGATACTCAAGTGTGACAGTAACTCACAGTAGTTCTGCCTGTCTTTTGGGGGTTGCAGGCACTTGGCCAGTTCAGGCTGTGGCCAGTCAAGTTCATGACTGCAGATGTCCACAGTATCTTCCTCTGAGTAAACGCAAAGCTTGAAATGGAAACTCTTTGTGGCAGATAATTGGGTTTTGACCCCGTGAAAAGGTCTAGTGCTCCTGGAACACGGGTGGCGTGTGGCCAACACCCCTTTCCTGCAGCCATCGTCCCGATTTGTCTTGGGCTTCCGTGGTGGAATCTGTTTTCCTGTAACCAGGAGCTAGAGAAGCAAAAAGCCGTGCGTGTAGCCTCTCAAAATGGCCTTCTCTGTTTCCTGGGTGACACCTTTAAGAGTAACATCTGCAGAGATGGCCCTTCACTTGTGAAGTACTCCATCTTCGAGTGCCTCCTAGCTCCCGGCttctaaattttgaaatcagaatgtTCTTCCCActgttctttttgattgctgactttggttttcttttccctcttttaagTTTCCATCTCGCTTCCTTACACCGTTTTCTTTTTGAGTTCCCCTGTTGTCTTCTGTTCGCTGTATCCTCCCGCCTGGGCAGGGCCGGGAGCCGGGAGGGAGTGAGCCTAGCTGGCGAGCACTTTGGTCAGCAGGCGGCGCTTCCAAGAGTCAAGAAGAGCTCCCAGCACACAGCTCCAGCCTCCGCCAGCTGTCAGCACGCCTCCTGCTCTTCAGTCATACTGAGACCGGAGTTAGAGTATTTTTAAACATCCATGGCTTCTCCCTGGATTGCAGCCAGCCCTGATAACTCTCGATAGTACCTGTCACCAGATCTCCCAGGTGTGCCTCCTCCAGCCAAGTTCACAGACCTGTCTGAACAAGACCTTACAATGCAGGGAAGTTGCATGAACTCCGCAGTGGGGAGAGTCCAGAATAGCCAGGCCTACCAGTCTCACAGTACCCCTCTCCCTCGAACATTCCATGTAGCTGTAGTGTCCACCTCTTTGTCCATCtgctgaaatgagaaaagaaccaATTCATGCACTGatgtaaaacaaaccaaaaaagaaaaaaaaaaaaaaagaaaaagaaaaaaggaaaaaaaaaccaaccccccCCTTCTAGCTGAACAAAAATGTGCAGTTAATACTTGGCGCTTGAAAATGCAGTAGTGAATGCGGAacaagcctgtgtgtgtgtcgGTAGCTCCTTGCTCTGTCTTCCTCACCAGTATTCTGCCTCACGTTTGCTTCTGTGACGGTTACATCGCCGAGCAAGCGCACCTGTGGTTGTGAAAATAGTATAgccaaacaagaaaaatccccagTTATCCATGTGCTAGATTTGTGTATGTCTTTCCAACAGTTCTAGTTTCCACCTTAAACAGAATAATCAGGAAAAGTGTAAAAATTCAAAAgtggaataaaaaattttatcagTTGCCTGTGAATTGATGTATGACGCCATCTCACTCCCAGAACTAGCTGCCTATTCTGATCACACTTCCTTTTGGCtcaactctttctttaaaaagtaggaaacatcCTTATTTCATCCTGCTTAGAACCGGAAGCCAAGGTGTTGTGAAGGGGAAGAAACTACCATTAATTAACAGCCAGTTTCCACCTATTCTGTGCCACCTCTCCACCTTCCACTACAAACCACCTGTAGCTTCTGAGAAAAGGTGTGgacgttgattttgtatcccacTCAAGACAGCCTgccctttatgtttttttattttaaccctgTGAGAGTTGCACAAGGGCTTCGTCATTTCTTGGGTTCAACCAATTTGTCACCATCACACTTGATGGTAGCCTGCAGCCCTGTTGATGTTTGCCCCCTTTGCACACTCCCACAATCAGGGTGAAGTGTATTTCGCCTGCATTAGAGTGGATTTGGGGCGTGCTCGCTACTGTAGGCCAGACCCGCTGCAGAGCTGTTGGCCTGCGGTGCCACACTCCAGCCAAGGGCAGGAGGAACCGGCCTGCTGTGCTGTAGTGGGGTACGGGGAGCGTCACCTTGAGGGGCAAGGGGACATACTGGGAAATCCTAGTGGTCCACAgtggtttgggatttttttttttttaatgctcccACACCACCTATAGGTTGAGGCTGCAAGCTCAGCTTGGTGTCGCTGCCACAACCGCGTACTGTTAGTCCCTGCTGTCCTCAGAGTAATGGCGAACCTTCCTGGTGGAATGCAGGTGGAATGGCTTACTCAAAAGAAAGGCGGGCCGGGAATATCCCTGAAAAGATCGCAGCAACGGAAAAGTCAAGTGTCCAGGAAGACCTTGTGGTCTCACGTGGAGCCCGAGCCCTCAGTCCCGATTCACAAGGCCAGTTCCAGGAGGGGGCGCTGGATTCGGGCGGTAGATAAAAAGACTCTGGAGGCAAGGTGCACAAGCTTTGAAACTGGGTTTCCGACTCGGGATTCTGTTCGTATGTGAAACCCAAATTACACGGTTCTCTCTAATGCTGAGCCATCCCAGTTACTGAGAAGGGCCCAGAAAGCCAGTGACCTTGGGATTGGAACTAGTCTCCGGCCCCGCTCTTAACCGTGTCTGCTCTGGCCTGGTTGAGGGCGTGCCCCGCCTCCGGAGGCGGGGTCCCAGGGGCCCCACCTGGGGCCCCTGGAGCGCTGAGGGGtcccagctgggggagggggggcagggcggggcagggCGGACACTAAAGGGAGAGGCTGCCGCCGGAGAAGGAGAGCCCAGCCGCGGCGCCTCGGTTCCCACCATGAACGCCAGCGGCCCGGGCTACCCGCTCGCCTCGCTCTACGTGGGCGACCTGCACCCCGACGTGACCGAGGCCATGCTGTACGAGAAGTTCTCGCCCGCCGGCCCCATCCTGTCCATCCGCGTGTGCCGCGACGTGGCCACCCGCCGCTCGCTGGGCTACGCCTACATCAACTTCCAGCAGCCCGCCGACGGTGAGCCCCCGGGGAAGGGCACGGACACGTGGATCGACGCTAGCATCTCTAGCTGCTCCTGCAACTCTCATTTTGCaaccagggaaactgaggcccagagatacAAGGCGGTGGAAGGGGCCCTGTCCCCAAGAGGCCCCTGAGACAGGAACGAGCACTTAGTGGGAGTCTACTGTGTGTTTTAGTGGTGCTCCGTTTCACGGAGGGAAGCTATAAAGGCTGATTGAAAACAGCTAAGGGCTCAGGCCGACCTCAGATCAGAAGGCCGGCAGCTGTGAGACTCTGAGCAATTAATAAAAATTCTGAGTTTTAGTCACCTGTATGAAAAATGGGGATCGTACCTACCTTCTACAGAGCGGTTGGGGGGATGAGAAAGTCAAAGCACCTGGGAAGGGTACAGGTGATGAGTGGGGAAGCCCAGAGAGTGGGGCCTTGGGCTCCCTCCTTGCCTGGCTGCCAGACCTGAGGCTTCTCTTTGGGGAACCCTGAAAACTCCTCCTCTCCAGGCCCCCAAGCCGGTTTTTCAGAGCTGGTAGGGTTGATTAGAGGTTGCCAGGTGGTTATGGCCGCACTTTGACCCAGAAAGGATAAAGATTGAGAGCGCCAGGGTTTGCTCGGTACCTCTCCTGGGAAATGGCGCTCAGGCTTATTCCCCAGTAGCATGGAAGGAATGAACTGCATCTTTGGTGGATCTCCAGTATCATCTGGTGCAGCGTGAGGGCTCAGTAAGTACTAATCTTATGGTACCTATAACATTCAGGGAAAAGActctggaaacaaccaaaaagctGTCCCAGCCAAGTCCAAAAGCCGCCACTCTTACTCTGAGTCTCCTGGGTGGATGGGGAGGTTTCCTAAACTGGGGGCTCGCTGGGGTAGTTTTGCCGGTTTCCCAGCAGGTGACTGCGTTGGATTCCAGAGAGACTTCTCTTTTGCTCTGCTTTACCCCCATTGCCTCTAATCTCTTCCTTCAAGCCCTGCACGCCCTGACCTTTTTGCCAGACTTCACAGATGGTATAAGTTGAGCTCCAGGGAAGAGAAAGGATTTTACCTCTTACCTGCACAGAACAGGCCATAGCAGTGGCAGGAGAATGGCATAAGGTGCTGTTTTCAGACACGCTACCATTTACCAAACTCCTATTTTGTACCAGGCACAAAATGCAAGGCACCTTACatacctgggttttttttttttttttaagagtggaggaggagcagagtgagagagagaggattccaagcaggctctgcactgtcagcaaggagcctgattcgagggc encodes:
- the YWHAB gene encoding 14-3-3 protein beta/alpha isoform X2, producing the protein MDKSELVQKAKLAEQAERYDDMAAAMKAVTEQGHELSNEERNLLSVAYKNVVGARRSSWRVISSIEQKTERNEKKQQMGKEYREKIEAELQDICNDVLELLDKYLIPNATQPESKVFYLKMKGDYFRYLSEVASGDNKQTTVSNSQQAYQEAFEISKKEMQPTHPIRLGLALNFSVFYYEILNSPEKACSLAKTAFDEAIAELDTLNEESYKDSTLIMQLLRDNLTLWTSENQGDEGDAGEGEN
- the YWHAB gene encoding 14-3-3 protein beta/alpha isoform X1, which translates into the protein MRNEGTTMDKSELVQKAKLAEQAERYDDMAAAMKAVTEQGHELSNEERNLLSVAYKNVVGARRSSWRVISSIEQKTERNEKKQQMGKEYREKIEAELQDICNDVLELLDKYLIPNATQPESKVFYLKMKGDYFRYLSEVASGDNKQTTVSNSQQAYQEAFEISKKEMQPTHPIRLGLALNFSVFYYEILNSPEKACSLAKTAFDEAIAELDTLNEESYKDSTLIMQLLRDNLTLWTSENQGDEGDAGEGEN